TTTTATATGAAGTAGCTAATTCCAATACACCAGTTACAAATAATCAAGGTATCAAATTATCTAACACAGGTACTAAGCAAACTGTTGCTTTCACAGCAAAATTAGCATCTAAAGCAAAAGAAAATTTTGCTATTCCATCAAGTGATGTTAAAGCGCCAATCACATTCACTTATACCTATAACTAATTTATAAGTGTTTCATGAGCTGGCGAGATCGCCAGCTTTCACATAATATATTAAGAAATATCAGTGAGTTGCAAAATGTTTAAATATATTTCAGCTATTATACTTATGTCAATTACCTCTTATGCGTTTTCCGCAGGTTTTGGCATTAATGCAACTCGCATTATTTATAATGAAAATGACAAAACGAAAACTGTTGGTATAAGAAATACAACCAAAGATATTGCTTACCTAGTTCAAACTAAAGTTTTAACGCCAGATGATAAGCAATCGCCATTTGAAACTATACCACCAATATTCAGACTAGAACCGGGTAATACAAACCAAGTTAAAATAATTAAAAACAATAATGTTAATTTACCAAAGAACCAAGAATCGCTTTTCTATTTCATTGGAACAGCAATTCCTTCAGGAAAACTAGGTAATGAAAATAATAATAATACGGTTAGTGGAGCGATAAACATTGCGATTGCAAATAAAATAAAATTATTTTATAGACCGAGTAATTTAGCTTCAACACCAGAAGAAGCCCAAAAAGGATTAACTTTTAAGTCAACCTCAAAAGGCATCGAAATGATTAATAATTCGCCGTACTACGTAAGTATCTCGAGTTTAAATATCGCTGGTAAAAAAGTTAAAGTTTCTGTTGAAGAAGGTAATTCAATGATAGCGCCCTATAGTCAGCAGACATATAACGTTAAAGCCTCTACTGGAAAAGTATATTGGATAGCAATTAATGATATAGGTGGTGAAAATGTTTATAGCTCAAGCATTCAAAAATAGAACTTTATCCGTCCTATTATTATTTATATCGCTTAATAGCTACTCAGATGAAGGAATAGAATTTAAAGCAGAAATCATTAAAGGTGCTTGCTCATTTAGTACTGTGAGTAATATTGATTTTGGAGATATTTATCTTGGTGACTTTATTGAAAATGCAAATTTAGCAGCTAGAGTTAAGCCTTTAAAAATATTATATGAATGCGAAGGTTTCGCAGAAGGAATAAATCCCTCGATAAAAGTTAATGGGATCACACCAGATAATGATCCAGAAACTTTTTTCACATCAGGTACAGCAGAAGGGGTTGGTTTTCAAATAAAAAATGGTGACATCACACCTTTAGAATTTAATGAAAATAAAAGCAAACCATTAAAAGATAATAGTGAGATAGAAATAGAACCCACAGAAAAGCTAATCAATATGACCGTGGGTTTTGTATTACAAAACGCAGCAAAGAAAATATCAAGTGGTTCAGCTACTGCAACTATTACTTTTGATTTTATTTACCCTTAAGAGATATCCCATGAAATTTATAAAGAAAACTTGTCAAGTATCTCCATTACTATTACTAATATCGGCATACTCTTATTCTGCTGATACAGCAAAAATCCAGTTCAAAGCAACATTTGTTGCAGCTTCTTGCAATATTTCAGTTTTTAATGATAAAAAAGTAAAAGGTGATGTCGATTTTGGAAAAGTAATCACCACAAATATTATTTATGAACGCGTTTCCCCTAAAGAAATAACATTACAGTTAAGTAACTGTCAAAATATTGATCTTGTTACCCCCTCAATCAAACTATCAGGCACAACATTATCTGGTGACAATACTCTATTTAATAACCTTGTCGATCAGAACATCGGCGTTGCACTTTTGAAAGACAATGGTGAACGATTTAAACCAGGGGACATTGTATGGACAGGAAAGGATGATGGCACTACTGATTATTCAGAAAAAACATTTGAATCGAATATCTTCTGTATAAATTGTCAAAAAAGTGCAGATATAAAGGCAACAGAACTTAATGCGACGATGACTTTTCAAGTTGAGTATCGGTAATTTCTATGTTTACTCTATTAAAAAAAATTATCTTTTTATCATTATCAATGCTTATAATGGCAGAAAGCTATGCAGTTTCTGGTGTTGCTCTAGGGCAAACACGCATTGTATATAATGAAGGTAATAAAGAACAAACAATCACAATCATTAATAATGATGATAAAGCTTACTTAGTTCAAGCAGGTGTATATGTTTCACCTAATGGAATATTAGATGACAATTTTTATGTTATCCCGCCATTATTTAGATTAGAGCCAAATAAAGAAAATACTATAAAGATAATTTTAAAATCAAAAAAATCACTACCTAGTGATAAAGAGTCTATTGCTTATTTTTCTGCAAATGTTATCCCTTCAAGTCAAAAAACCAATAATGGAAGTGAAGATAATAGTATGCAAGCAAAAATTACAATTTCAACCCGAAGTGTAATCAAGCTATTTTATCGTCCTGAAAATTTACCCATCAGTTATAAAAAATCCGAAAGTGATTTGAAATTTAAATTAATAAATGACAATAAATTAGAGGTTTATAATCCATCGCCTTATTACTTAACGTTTGCTAGCCTTAAGGTAAATAATAAGTCAATATCCAATTTCGATACCCTAATTGGTCCTAATGAGAAAAAAATAATATCAATTTATAATAAAGCAAACACTATCGAATGGTCATTAATCAACGATTACGGCGGCATTAGTGATAATTATCAATATGTATTCAAAAAGTAGGCTTAAGATATGCGATTGATTGCATTTTTATTTGTGCTTTTTTTGTCTATAAATGCGTCAAATGCAAATGACGTTAACAGCGGGTTTGATTTTTATAGCACTAGACTGATTTATAATGAATCAGATAAGTCAGGGATTAGTTTCTCAATAAAAAATAACTCTAAGAATAATTATTTAATGCAGGCATGGATTTCAGAAACATCTCCAATGTCAATTAAAGATAGTACTGATGATTATAAGTATAAAGACTCACCTTTTATCATATTACCTCCATTAAAAAAAATTAATGGCTATGAAAAAATGAGTTGGAGAATAATTCAAAAAGACAGAATCCTTAATAGGAAAAATGAGAGTGTTTATTATATATATATAAAAGCAATACCTTCATTTAATGAAGATGAAAATAGTAAAATAGCGATAAACACAGTATTATCTTTTAAACTTTTTTATAGACCAAATGACTTAGAGATAAAAAAAATTAATAAAACCTTCGATATGCTGGAATTCCAAAAAGAGGGAGAGAGTTTAATCGTAAGAAACAATTCACCTTTATATGTAACCTTTGATTCTATATCTATCGGTAACAAAAAAATATCTGAAGATGAATTAATGAGAATGGTACCACCTAATGATAGTCAGAAATACCTACTACCTAAAAATGCATCAGGAAAAATTCAATGGTCATTAATTAATGACTTATCCGGAAAAACAGAATCTATAGAGCAAGATTTTTAAATGCGGCTAAAATAAGAAAACATTATTATGAAGAAAATTTTGGTTACTAGAAAAAGCAAGGTTTTATTTTTACATAAAAAAAGTATTGTCGCATTACTTGTCTCAATGACATTTTCAAGTTTTGCAGAGGACTACTTTGATCCCAATTTATTGTCATTCCCTAATGGTAGTGATCGTGATAATATTGATTTAAGTATTTTCTCTAAATCCGGCGCGATATCTCCTGGACATTATTTAGTCACTGTTTATATTAACCAACAGGAGTCGGGTGTAAAAGAGATTAATTTCATTGAAAATAATGATGGTAAAGTTTATCCCGAATTAACTAAAGAGAATTTAGATGAACTAGGTGTTAATACTCAAATTATTAAAGGGTTATCATCATTAAAAGGTAATGAAATTGTTTCGGATATTAATGAGTTCATTCCTGATTTTTCCTATAGATTTGATCTTGCTAAATTAAGTTTGTACTTAAGCATTCCACAAATTGATATGAAGCATCAAGTAGGTGGATATATTGATCCTAATCTATTTAGTGAAGGCGTTCCTGCTGCTATTTTTAACTATCAATTTAGTGGTGGAAAAAATTGGCAAGATGGCAATCGCTACTCAAAAAAATCATCAAGTGATAATTTTTATGCAACTGCTAATGGCGGTATAAATTTAGGAGCTTGGCGATTACGCTCAACTGCAACTTATACAAGAAATACATTTGATCGCGCAGATTCAAAAACGACAGATTCAAAAACGAAATTTTCAAATAGCTATGTAATGAGAGAAATTAGAAAATGGCGTTCGGAACTATTCATTGGAGAAACCAACACAGGTAGTGAAATATTTGATAGTATTCCCTTTAAAGGGATAAAAATTAATTCAAATGAACAAATGCTACCAAGCAGTTTAAGAGGATTTGCACCAGAGATTAATGGGATAGCTCAGTCGAATGCACGCATCAGCATTTCTCAGAATGGAACGATTATTTACCAAACTTATGTAGCCCCAGGCCCTTTTAGCATACGTGATTTATATCCTACTAATATGGGTGGTGACTTAGTTATTACAATTACAGAAGAAGATGGTACAATAAAAACCTTTAACCAACCTTATTCAGCTTTACCAGTTATGGTTAGAAGTGGCCAAATGAAATATGAAATTTCTTCTGGCCAATATAATGGTGAAATTACAAATGGTTCCCGGAAAAGTAATTTTATATTAGGTACTCTAATTTATGGATTGCCTAAAAATTTAACCCTATATGGTGGTACATTACTCGCTGAAAAATATATGTCAGGTACATTAGGTACTGGTTTTTCTATCGGGGTATTTGGGGCTTTTTCTGCTGATATCACTGTATCGTCGGCTAAATTTAATCATCAGGATACCAAAACTGGGCAATCATATCGTGTTCGTTATTCAAAAAGTTTGTTATCCACTGGTACCTCCGTTGATTTGACAGCATTAAGATATTCAACAAAAAACTACTATAGTTTTAGTGATTTCAATAATACTGGATATGATATCAACCAAGGAATTATGCCATGGTTATCATCGCGTAAAAAAAATAGCTTCCAAACCTCCCTTAGCCAATCAATTGGTAAGTATGGTAGCGTTTCCTTGATGGCATCTCGTGATGATTTTTGGGATCGTAATGAAACAGTCACAAACTTATCTTTGTCCTATAATACGAATATTAAAGGAGTCAATGTTAATACTGCTTATTCAATTAGCCGTACCGATGATACAAATGGAAAATGGCCTGAAAATAAACAGCTATCGTTAAGTATCCAAGTACCATTTAGTTTATTTAGTCAATCAGAGCTAGCGGAAAACATTTATTCTAATTACCAATTATCTCATTCTAATAATGGAAAAGTTTCGCAGTCTATTGGACTTAGTGGAAACGCATTGAATAATGCTTTATCTTATAGTATTAATCAAAGTTGGGGTAATAAAGACCAAGACTACGGTGGTTCATTGAATGCAAGTTATACTGGTAATAAAGGAAATATTTCGTCCGGCTATAATTATACGGAGAGTAACCGTAGCGTAAACCTTAGTGGTAATGGTGGCGTTGTTATACATAAAAATGGGATAATATTATCGCCGACACTTGGCTCTTCAATTGCTATTGTTGAAGCTCAAGATGCTAAAGGCGCTAAAGTTGAGAATGGCAATACAGTAAATTCTGATGGATATGCTGTTTCATCCTATTTATCTGATTATAACAAAAATATTGTAAGTATTAACCCTACAACATTACCAGAAAATACAACACTTATCGATACATCAGTCAATGTTTATCCAACTAAAGGTGCTGTAGTAAAAGCTCAATTTAAAACTAATGTCGGCTATCAAGCATTATTAACCGTCAATTATAATGGTGGTTTTGTTCCTTTTGGGGCTATTGCTACCATTATTGATAATAACAAAGAGTTTTCTACATCAGACTCAAGTATTGTCGGCGAATTAGGTCAATTATATTTAAGCGGCTTACAAGAAAAAGGAATTATTTCAGTAAAATGGGGCAATAAAGAAGAACAACAATGTACTGCTTCTTATCAATTACCAAATAATTTACCTTCAGATGAACTTATTAAACAATTGAGCATTAATTGTATTTAAACTAATTTATGGTGTCTTATGGCTATCTCCAGAGTAAAATATTTATTAGCTTTAAAAAGAATAATTATTGGTTTTACCCTATTTTCAAGCTTCTCTTTTGCAGAAACAATTGATGTAGGTTCTGTCGTTAGAGAAGGGTTTATTACACCTGAACTTTCAATAAGTGATATCACAACTTACGCCACAGTGAATGGTAATAACTGTGCACAGTCTATGGGATATGGGGGATGTAATCGGTTTTTAACTTCATTAGAGTTAGAAGGCTCTAAATACATAGGTTCACCTAGTCAATATTATGGTGTCCCACTCATTAATGTGGAGTCACCCAGTTCTCCTACTACATTATATTTGGTTATTGTTTCTGGTAGCATCTCTCTAAATATTGACGGGAATAATCAGAATAAAGTAATAACAGCAAATAAGCCTCCTAGTGATACTTTCAATAAATACTACAGTAACTCTATTTTTAGTGGGGTAAGCTCAACTCAAAAAGCATCAGGTTTAAAATATAGAATATATAATAGTGGGTCAGCATATGTAAAACCAGGCCTTTATTCGATTTCATCTGATAATAGCTTGACTTTCAAAAGTTTTGCTAATGCATTTCATCCAGGTGGAGCTGCTAGCGGATGGTCGACGATTAAATCTACAAGAATAATTCCTAGTTTTTTAGTTCGCCCTGCATGCACTATCAATACTCCAGCCGTCGTAGAATGGAAAAATGCTGCAATTAAACCCGTTCAAGGAACCACCTATGGCACTAAATCAACTACACTTAATTATAGTTGTGAAACAGGGCTGAATGCGATTTCAGTTTTTTCTAAGGTATCCTCTGGTATCACAGATATCAACAAGAAAAAATTATTTCTAAATAACGTGCAAACAGGGCCTTATATCACTGGTAGTTTAAAAAACACGCCTCCTGGTTGTAGCGGTGGTGACTTTCTATTCGATGGTGAAACACCATTTGTAGGTAGTAATACGGGGAGTCTCATCATGCAGTGGGATCTTTGTAGTGATGGACGGCCTGAAGCAGGTAAAGCTTATTCAGGCGCCATTGATGTCTTTATACTGGCTAAGTAAATAGCGAGTAATTTAGGGTATAAGAGGGCTTATTTCACGAATAAATCGACTTTCAAAAATGAAATAGATCACTTCAAAGCAGAGAGCAGGTGATAAACTATTTTATAATTGAGGTCACTATCACTTTTAATCAGCAGATTTGGTAACAAACCTATATACAGCATGATTTACATGCCCGATTAAAAAATCATAGCTTATTAAAACCCCAGAGGATAGCCCATAGCTATCCTCTGGTTATCAGCTCTGATTAGTGAATGCGTTCGCCTTCTTCTTCATCGTCAGCGTCTTCGTCATCATACTCTGCGTCAGGATCCTCAAAATAAGTTCCCCACCCATCGTAATTAATACCGATTTTTTCTGCCAGTTTCATTAGCTGATCAACTTGCGCATCGATCAATTCTGCATTTAATGCACTTTCGCTGATCACATCGCAACACATCAGTGTTACGCCATTTTCAACTTCGAGTTCTTCAGCATCAGTGACTTCATAACCTAATTTAAAGGCTTCTACTGCGGCTTTTTCGAGTAGTTCAAAATTATCAGCAGAGAAATGGTGTTCAATTGCATATAATGCATCTGGATCACTACCGTCTTCCAGTAACTCTTCAATAATTAAACGAGTTTCTTCGTATTGAGCTTCTTGTTCAGCTTTATCCACCATGTCCACACCCCTTTTATCATTATTGCTAGTCTCAAACTCATTCTCCCATAGGGTAGCCAGTGAAACCATACTTATATGAATAATTTCTTTTCTATAAGGGGTTGATTTTGAATTTTTATGAATATAAATTGAATATTAATTCAATAAAAAAAGGCTATATTCTATGAACCCCTTCTATAAAAAGCACTTTCTAAGGTTACTTGATTTTACGCCCAGTGAAATTCATTCACTATTAAAACTATCAGCATGGCTGAAAGCACAGAAGAAAGCAGGTCTTGAACAACCCCTGCTAGCAGGTAAAAATATCGCGTTAATTTTTGAAAAAGATTCCACCCGTACCCGCTGTGCTTTTGAAGTGGGCGCATTTGATCAAGGTGCTCGTGTTACCTATCTTGGTCCATCAGGTAGCCAAATCGGTCATAAAGAAACCATGAAAGATACCGCTCGTGTTCTCGGCCGAATGTATGATGGTATTCAGTATCGGGGATTCAGCCAATCTAATGTTGAAATGCTGGCTGCTCATTCGGGAGTGCCTGTATGGAATGGATTAACCAATGAATTCCATCCCACACAGTTATTGGCCGATCTGCTGACAATTCAAGAACACCAACCAAACAAGCCATTGTCTGAAGTTAAATTTGCCTATCTGGGTGATGCACGTAATAACATGGGGAACTCCATGTTAGAAGCAGCCGCGTTAACAGGGATGGATATTCGCTTAGTCGCACCAAAAAGTTGCTGGCCAGAGCAAGAGTTAGTTGAAATTTGCCAACAAGCAGCACACAAAACAGGCGGTAAAATAACCTTAACCGAAGATGTCGCTGAAGGGGTAAAAGATACTGATTTTCTTTACACCGATGTGTGGGTTTCAATGGGAGAGCCAAAAGCGGTTTGGGCTGAGCGGATCAAATTGCTCAAACCTTATCAAGTCAATATGGATGTGATTAAACTAACTGGCAACCCTGATGTAAAATTCCTACATTGCTTACCTGCATTCCATAATGAAGATACGACACTAGGCGCACAACTTGCTGAGGAGTTTGATATGTGGGGTGGATTAGAGGTTACTGAAGAGGTTTTTGAGTCTCCGTACAGCATTGTATTTGATGAAGCAGAAAACCGATTACACACAATCAAAGCAGTTATGGTCGCAACATTAGCGCCTGAGCTGCCAAAAGATGTCATTTGATCCTGCCATATTTGCAAACATCACCCTGATTGTGATGTTTGCAAACATAATTAATAATAAATAATTAAAGATATCATTAATCAATAACTACTTCATTAAGCATGTAGGTAACATCCACTCTAAAAACAGATGGATATTTTAAATATAAAACAATGCTAATTACTATAAATAATAATAATTAATAATGATTGAACATAACCAAAATACATCTCTTCAATGTCACAACAACAAACTTTTTGAAGACAAAAAACAACCTCATAAAAAATGAGAATAAAGAATAGAACGATATTTTTACATTCCATCTAATATATAACATAATTGAAATCACTCTACTTTATCGCTTCGTCAACACAATCATGTCAATTTAACGAAAAATCCCCTCAAAACAAAAAACACAAATATATTAATCAGTTAATGAGTTCCAAGAACGATAAACAACTACATTTAGATAATGATTATCAATAAAAATTATAGTAAATACTGTAATATTATTTATTTCACATCAATAGCAATTTATAATTAATTTAATTTATTTAACTTCTTATTATATTAATCAAACGATTAACATGATAATAGCATACTCAACAACAAAATTGTTATTGAGGCTTCATTTAAATAAAGTTAGAATTATTGTTACTATCATCATTGGTTAAATACGCTTTCTTTGAATTTTTATTTAAAATATACCTTATATTATTTTATAGATGATAACCCTATAACTTCATCATTTATTTATATGAAATAACACCAGTTATATTGCAAGAATGAGCCTAACGATATGGATAAAATAAAACACGCTTTGCAATCTCAACAACAACGTCAATCTCAGCAGGAATACTATCGCCAGAGACGGCAAAATCATTTGACGCAGCTATATCAAGAAGTTTCACAATGGTTAACGACATCTAAAACAGTAGAAACATTGACTAACCATGTCAGCGGCCCTGATCGCCTTCTTCATCTTCATTATCCTAATGAACATACGATAGTTTTACGTTTTTCACCTCAATGGGATAAAAAATCAGAAAAAATTAAAATTGCTTTATTTATTTTTGATATCACTACGCCCAAATTTCGCACACAACTACAATTATTGTGGGAAGCCAAGCAGCAACAATGGCGAATAACAAGACTAAAGCGCTGTGTTTTTCGTTTCCGTAGCTTCTTTTATAAACGTTTTTTTCAAAAAAATGAGCTTGAGCAATACCTTCTCGATTTTTTTAATCGCACAGGAACCATTCATTAATGATAGCTACTAACTGTACGTTGTCACCACGGTGCTCTCTCTTTCATTGATGTTAGACGTGGCTTACACACTTTGAGCCACCTAAAAAATATGAAGAGTCAGAGGCAATTAGCGCTTGTTATACACAACTTATAATATGAATTTACCTTGAAATAACAGCCTATTTGGCCTACTTAATCCAATTTGAAGATCAAATCAAAGTAAGCCAATCATACTGATAAAAATAATTAACAAAGCAATAATAAAAACTAAGGTCTTTCGCCCTTCGCTAACCGCTTATTGATTTGTTCAATAACATCAGGTAAATCCGCTAAGGTATCCACGACGTAATGGGCACCCGCAGTAAATAATTTATCGGCTGCATGTTGCCGTAGCCGATCCACTGCATCAGCGGACATGTTCTGATATTCATCCCATGTTTTGCCGAACTCATTACCTGATAATGCTAGCCCAACGCTCCACATACCTGCGTTACGGCCTTCTTCAATTCCCGGTACCGCATCGTCGACTTTCACACAATGGAAAACAGCATCAACGCCCAATTCAATCACGTTTTTTAACGCCATCCAAGGCCCTGGGCGGCCACCAGCCGCAAGCTCATCACTAGCAATCCAATAATCAGGCTTGTAGCCTAACTGCTCTGCTGCGGGTACTAATTTTTCCATCACGGCCCGTGGGTAACCAGAGCATGAACCAATTTTGATCCCTGAAGAGCGGAGTGTTTTGATGGTATCAATAACACCATCGATAGGAGCTGCAAAATCAATGACTTTGGCGATTTGCAATGGCATAAAGGCTTCATAAATAGCATCAATGTCATCATGAGACATTGAACGTCCAAATTTCTGCTGCCAGCGCTCATCAATTGCCGCTAGCTTGCCTAATGCTTCAATATGTTGCCATTTACCCAGCCCCATAGGTATACGTGCTTCAGCAAGGGTAATATCAATATCAAACACACGATGAAATGCTTCAATAAAAATTTGGGTTGGTGCAAAAGAGCCGAAATCTACCGTTGTACCCGCCCAATCAAGGATCACTGCATTAATACGACTCATCATTATTCCTCATTTTTCCAATACATAGCCTTCTCGATCGCCAACAATAGAGCAGCAATATCTTGTTGATAAACTTCACCAATATTACCGATACGGAAACAATCACTTTGTGAAACTTTCCCCGGATAGATAACAAATCCTTGGGCTTTTAGCCGCTCATAAAATGATTTAAAGCGGTAATGTGGGTTTTTAGGTGAATAAAATGCAGTAATAATTGGCGATTGCATTGCCTCATCAAGTAAAGTTTCAAAGCCTAGCTCTCGCATACCAGCAACCAATTTGATTTGATTTTGTGAATAACGATGATGGCGAGCAGTTATTCCCCCTTCATGTTCCAACTCTTGTAAAGCTTGTGCAAATGCCAATACAGTATGTGTCGGGGAAGTAAAACGCCATTTACCATGATATTGCTCCATACATTGCCACTGAGCATACAGATCCAAAGACAATGAACGAGAGCGATTTTCACATTGCTCCAATTCATTCACCCTAGCAATAACAAAAGCAAAGCCTGGCACACCTTGAATACATTTATTGGCAGAACTGATCATAAAATCAATATTAAGTTGAGCGATATCCATTGGAATACCACCAAAACTACTCATTGCATCAACTAGATAACGCTTATTATAGCGTTTAGCCAATTCCCCCACTGAGGCGATAGGATTCAAGATCCCTGTCGTTGTTTCGCAATGCACCATCGCAATATGCGTAATATTTTGATCTCGCTGTAATAACTGCTCGATATGATGAAGGTCGGGTAGCGCCACTTCACCACAATCATATAAATGATGGGATAACCCCATACGCTGAGCCATTTCGGCCATACGTCTACCATATGCGCCATTGCTAATGATCAGTAGCTTGTGCTGCGAACTAATCGCACTCCCTAATAACGCCTCAACAGCAAAACTACCGCTACCTTGAATTAAAACTGACGTGTATCCAGCCGCTGCGGTCGCTAAAGAGACTAATTTCTGACGAACTTGCTGTACTAC
This portion of the Providencia manganoxydans genome encodes:
- a CDS encoding molecular chaperone is translated as MFKYISAIILMSITSYAFSAGFGINATRIIYNENDKTKTVGIRNTTKDIAYLVQTKVLTPDDKQSPFETIPPIFRLEPGNTNQVKIIKNNNVNLPKNQESLFYFIGTAIPSGKLGNENNNNTVSGAINIAIANKIKLFYRPSNLASTPEEAQKGLTFKSTSKGIEMINNSPYYVSISSLNIAGKKVKVSVEEGNSMIAPYSQQTYNVKASTGKVYWIAINDIGGENVYSSSIQK
- a CDS encoding fimbrial protein, which produces MFIAQAFKNRTLSVLLLFISLNSYSDEGIEFKAEIIKGACSFSTVSNIDFGDIYLGDFIENANLAARVKPLKILYECEGFAEGINPSIKVNGITPDNDPETFFTSGTAEGVGFQIKNGDITPLEFNENKSKPLKDNSEIEIEPTEKLINMTVGFVLQNAAKKISSGSATATITFDFIYP
- a CDS encoding fimbrial protein, which encodes MKFIKKTCQVSPLLLLISAYSYSADTAKIQFKATFVAASCNISVFNDKKVKGDVDFGKVITTNIIYERVSPKEITLQLSNCQNIDLVTPSIKLSGTTLSGDNTLFNNLVDQNIGVALLKDNGERFKPGDIVWTGKDDGTTDYSEKTFESNIFCINCQKSADIKATELNATMTFQVEYR
- a CDS encoding molecular chaperone: MFTLLKKIIFLSLSMLIMAESYAVSGVALGQTRIVYNEGNKEQTITIINNDDKAYLVQAGVYVSPNGILDDNFYVIPPLFRLEPNKENTIKIILKSKKSLPSDKESIAYFSANVIPSSQKTNNGSEDNSMQAKITISTRSVIKLFYRPENLPISYKKSESDLKFKLINDNKLEVYNPSPYYLTFASLKVNNKSISNFDTLIGPNEKKIISIYNKANTIEWSLINDYGGISDNYQYVFKK
- a CDS encoding molecular chaperone, whose protein sequence is MRLIAFLFVLFLSINASNANDVNSGFDFYSTRLIYNESDKSGISFSIKNNSKNNYLMQAWISETSPMSIKDSTDDYKYKDSPFIILPPLKKINGYEKMSWRIIQKDRILNRKNESVYYIYIKAIPSFNEDENSKIAINTVLSFKLFYRPNDLEIKKINKTFDMLEFQKEGESLIVRNNSPLYVTFDSISIGNKKISEDELMRMVPPNDSQKYLLPKNASGKIQWSLINDLSGKTESIEQDF
- a CDS encoding fimbria/pilus outer membrane usher protein: MKKILVTRKSKVLFLHKKSIVALLVSMTFSSFAEDYFDPNLLSFPNGSDRDNIDLSIFSKSGAISPGHYLVTVYINQQESGVKEINFIENNDGKVYPELTKENLDELGVNTQIIKGLSSLKGNEIVSDINEFIPDFSYRFDLAKLSLYLSIPQIDMKHQVGGYIDPNLFSEGVPAAIFNYQFSGGKNWQDGNRYSKKSSSDNFYATANGGINLGAWRLRSTATYTRNTFDRADSKTTDSKTKFSNSYVMREIRKWRSELFIGETNTGSEIFDSIPFKGIKINSNEQMLPSSLRGFAPEINGIAQSNARISISQNGTIIYQTYVAPGPFSIRDLYPTNMGGDLVITITEEDGTIKTFNQPYSALPVMVRSGQMKYEISSGQYNGEITNGSRKSNFILGTLIYGLPKNLTLYGGTLLAEKYMSGTLGTGFSIGVFGAFSADITVSSAKFNHQDTKTGQSYRVRYSKSLLSTGTSVDLTALRYSTKNYYSFSDFNNTGYDINQGIMPWLSSRKKNSFQTSLSQSIGKYGSVSLMASRDDFWDRNETVTNLSLSYNTNIKGVNVNTAYSISRTDDTNGKWPENKQLSLSIQVPFSLFSQSELAENIYSNYQLSHSNNGKVSQSIGLSGNALNNALSYSINQSWGNKDQDYGGSLNASYTGNKGNISSGYNYTESNRSVNLSGNGGVVIHKNGIILSPTLGSSIAIVEAQDAKGAKVENGNTVNSDGYAVSSYLSDYNKNIVSINPTTLPENTTLIDTSVNVYPTKGAVVKAQFKTNVGYQALLTVNYNGGFVPFGAIATIIDNNKEFSTSDSSIVGELGQLYLSGLQEKGIISVKWGNKEEQQCTASYQLPNNLPSDELIKQLSINCI
- the rraB gene encoding ribonuclease E inhibitor RraB: MVDKAEQEAQYEETRLIIEELLEDGSDPDALYAIEHHFSADNFELLEKAAVEAFKLGYEVTDAEELEVENGVTLMCCDVISESALNAELIDAQVDQLMKLAEKIGINYDGWGTYFEDPDAEYDDEDADDEEEGERIH
- the argF gene encoding ornithine carbamoyltransferase; its protein translation is MNPFYKKHFLRLLDFTPSEIHSLLKLSAWLKAQKKAGLEQPLLAGKNIALIFEKDSTRTRCAFEVGAFDQGARVTYLGPSGSQIGHKETMKDTARVLGRMYDGIQYRGFSQSNVEMLAAHSGVPVWNGLTNEFHPTQLLADLLTIQEHQPNKPLSEVKFAYLGDARNNMGNSMLEAAALTGMDIRLVAPKSCWPEQELVEICQQAAHKTGGKITLTEDVAEGVKDTDFLYTDVWVSMGEPKAVWAERIKLLKPYQVNMDVIKLTGNPDVKFLHCLPAFHNEDTTLGAQLAEEFDMWGGLEVTEEVFESPYSIVFDEAENRLHTIKAVMVATLAPELPKDVI
- the phnX gene encoding phosphonoacetaldehyde hydrolase: MSRINAVILDWAGTTVDFGSFAPTQIFIEAFHRVFDIDITLAEARIPMGLGKWQHIEALGKLAAIDERWQQKFGRSMSHDDIDAIYEAFMPLQIAKVIDFAAPIDGVIDTIKTLRSSGIKIGSCSGYPRAVMEKLVPAAEQLGYKPDYWIASDELAAGGRPGPWMALKNVIELGVDAVFHCVKVDDAVPGIEEGRNAGMWSVGLALSGNEFGKTWDEYQNMSADAVDRLRQHAADKLFTAGAHYVVDTLADLPDVIEQINKRLAKGERP
- the phnW gene encoding 2-aminoethylphosphonate--pyruvate transaminase, giving the protein MSDRNYLLLTPGPLTTSQTVKQAMLFDSCTWDDDYNLGVVQQVRQKLVSLATAAAGYTSVLIQGSGSFAVEALLGSAISSQHKLLIISNGAYGRRMAEMAQRMGLSHHLYDCGEVALPDLHHIEQLLQRDQNITHIAMVHCETTTGILNPIASVGELAKRYNKRYLVDAMSSFGGIPMDIAQLNIDFMISSANKCIQGVPGFAFVIARVNELEQCENRSRSLSLDLYAQWQCMEQYHGKWRFTSPTHTVLAFAQALQELEHEGGITARHHRYSQNQIKLVAGMRELGFETLLDEAMQSPIITAFYSPKNPHYRFKSFYERLKAQGFVIYPGKVSQSDCFRIGNIGEVYQQDIAALLLAIEKAMYWKNEE